In Drosophila simulans strain w501 chromosome X, Prin_Dsim_3.1, whole genome shotgun sequence, one DNA window encodes the following:
- the LOC6725678 gene encoding microtubule-associated protein 1B isoform X1 — protein sequence MDIFDMVKAAPPPQTINPVDTKLSTPSPIPPDSPIDVNDLLESGNVDENDLHTTRKSKKVEHCIDLLDSESSFDELDELLNKNRRRSVATSKPKKTRKSTVSASTPHNKSTTVSMDDIGEAFEEDQPSMVVGPTKTKAQQKMFSDQQAPNVKRKVRVRIRRLKQPEIDSAVESLANSSFVNVPEIVNQSVTSGRSRPKKKKTSPKKQKSSTAQTNFHIKVPLQNGAKKRALNHSLRAHTPPPSLAKRAGSTQSALKPSPKPKIRAKRFSGRGRNTDPDLVKRYGARFFGCVVKVRRTRLPTANCPPIGVGGLRKGYPKKAVSFSEAVEILGSPGGPSRRATFGSLSSRGAPKPTRLQRVDATGNVLEDIALTSTPLFSPSSGGSRERGRRRSCNGTPVVGRLKRSNQSLQLRRLDRLSIDNNTSRSGADGDGDNDGDDDEEYIVPNDVPGSQRSGTPPPKKKKISFTTTISDDEDEKPVVKKQKDAQKKQTKPLRASSNKKKDKMLKEKGTTDKTQTKKEKKTENSNEIVKGVLPQPDVEIESSDADDQIKPPAKEIQTEELEGDVHETETNEVERDRAEQIEDATEQNTDEAKETVVVEEEEEKSEDDQEEASLDEDEENLEEEAAETIEKPGESPGKPTNEDRVEKVEDVVEQAEEFSDLPTPPQLPSTTDDNEDDVLEIQTSLDDVRQLHTPSSRQSTPKSRSRLDSGDSDCSFKSASENAKLPAGQAIEETEKDASKASDDDEDQKTAATIIDVPIDSDELPAELMTPPSAPRTVNGDPTSESRASAPYYSSIDDSMATLDDVIRDQLSEPDFQLNSSRHAISRGTLDEIMTALES from the exons ATGGATATTTTTGATATGGTCAAAGCGGCGCCGCCACCGCAAACTATTAATCCAGTGGACACCAAGCTCTCCACTCCGTCGCCCATACCGCCCGATTCGCCAATCGACGTAAATG ACCTCCTGGAGAGTGGAAACGTAGACGAGAACGACTTACACACGACGAGAAAATCGAAGAAAGTCGAACATTGCATTGATCTATTGGATTCGGAGTCATCCTTCGACGAACTCGACGAGCTATTGAACAAGAATAGGCGTAGGAGCGTGGCTACctcaaaaccgaaaaaaacgAGGAAATCCACTGTCTCTGCATCGACGCCACACAACAAGAGTACAACAGTGTCCATGGACGACATAGGCGAGGCCTTCGAGGAGGACCAGCCATCGATGGTGGTCGGTCCCACCAAGACGAAGGCTCAGCAGAAGATGTTCAGCGATCAGCAGGCGCCGAACGTTAAGAGAAAGGTGCGGGTGCGAATACGTCGCCTGAAACAGCCAGAAATCGATTCGGCCGTCGAATCGTTGGCCAATTCATCATTTGTCAATGTGCCCGAGATCGTTAACCAGAGCGTTACAAGTGGCCGTAGCAGGCccaagaagaaaaaaacgtcacccaagaaacaaaaatcatCAACAGCGCAGACCAATTTCCACATCAAAGTTCCTTTGCAGAATGGCGCCAAAAAGCGTGCTCTGAACCACTCGTTGCGCGCTCATACACCGCCGCCCAGTTTGGCCAAGAGGGCTGGAAGCACACAGTCGGCACTGAAGCCAAGTCCCAAGCCCAAGATCAGGGCGAAGAGATTCTCCGGTCGCGGCCGCAACACCGATCCGGATTTGGTTAAGCGTTATGGCGCGCGTTTCTTTGGCTGTGTGGTGAAGGTGAGGAGGACGCGTTtaccaactgccaactgcccACCCATTGGCGTCGGCGGTCTCAGGAAGGGGTATCCCAAGAAGGCGGTGTCCTTCAGCGAGGCCGTCGAGATTCTGGGCAGTCCCGGGGGTCCATCACGTCGGGCTACTTTCGGTTCGCTTTCATCGAGAGGAGCTCCGAAACCAACACGCCTGCAGCGTGTGGATGCCACTGGCAATGTGCTGGAGGACATAGCACTGACCTCCACGCCGCTCTTCTCGCCATCTTCTGGAGGCTCACGCGAGCGGGGTAGGCGCCGCTCATGCAACGGTACGCCCGTGGTCGGAAGGCTCAAGCGCTCCAACCAGAGTCTGCAGCTACGCAGGTTGGACCGCCTGAGCATAGACAACAACACCTCCAGGTCTGgtgcagatggagatggagataaTGATGGTGACGACGATGAGGAGTATATAG TGCCCAACGATGTGCCGGGGTCCCAGAGATCTGGAACGCCTCCGCCCAAGAAAAAGAAGATATCCTTTACCACGACCATCAGTGATGATGAGGACGAAAAGCCGGTAGTGAAAAAGCAGAAGGATGCACAAAAAAAGCAGACAAAACCCCTAAGAGCAAGCtcaaacaaaaagaaggacAAGATGCTAAAGGAAAAGGGGACGACTGACAAAACGCAAAcgaaaaaggagaaaaagaCGGAAAACTCAAATGAGATTGTTAAGGGTGTACTTCCACAACCAGATGTGGAAATTGAATCCTCCGATGCTGATGACCAAATCAAACCACCAGCGAAGGAAATCCAAACGGAGGAGCTAGAGGGAGACGTACACGAAACTGAGACAAATGAAGTAGAAAGAGATAGAGCGGAACAAATTGAGGATGCAACAGAGCAAAATACAGATGAGGCGAAGGAAACAGTAGTAGTAGAAGAAGAGGAGGAAAAATCGGAAGATGATCAAGAAGAAGCTTCGCTAGACGAGGACGAGGAAAATCTGGAGGAAGAAGCAGCTGAAACCATCGAGAAGCCCGGCGAATCTCCAGGAAAACCAACGAACGAAGACAGGGTTGAGAAAGTAGAGGACGTGGTCGAGCAGGCCGAGGAGTTCAGTGACTTGCCGACCCCACCACAGCTCCCGTCCACAACTGACGATAACGAAGATGACGTGCTGGAGATTCAGACGTCGTTGGACGATGTCCGTCAATTGCATACGCCATCATCCCGCCAGAGTACACCCAAATCGCGCAGTCGTCTCGATTCCGGTGACTCCGATTGCAGCTTTAAGTCCGCCAGCGAAAACGCCAAGCTGCCAGCTGGACAAGCCATAGAGGAAACTGAGAAGGATGCAAGCAAAGCGTCGGACGATGACGAGGAtcaaaaaacagcagcaaccatCATCGATGTTCCCATCGATTCAGACGAACTTCCGGCCGAGCTTATGACCCCGCCCTCGGCGCCCAGGACAGTGAATGGTGATCCCACCAGCGAATCCAGAGCATCGGCGCCATATTACTCGTCTATTGATGATTCCATGGCCACGTTAGATGACGTCATCAGGGACCAGCTATCCG AACCCGACTTTCAATTGAACTCAAGCCGCCATGCCATCTCGAGGGGCACACTGGACGAAATAATGACCGCGTTAGAATCGTAG
- the LOC6725678 gene encoding uncharacterized protein LOC6725678 isoform X2: MDIFDMVKAAPPPQTINPVDTKLSTPSPIPPDSPIDVNDLLESGNVDENDLHTTRKSKKVEHCIDLLDSESSFDELDELLNKNRRRSVATSKPKKTRKSTVSASTPHNKSTTVSMDDIGEAFEEDQPSMVVGPTKTKAQQKMFSDQQAPNVKRKVRVRIRRLKQPEIDSAVESLANSSFVNVPEIVNQSVTSGRSRPKKKKTSPKKQKSSTAQTNFHIKVPLQNGAKKRALNHSLRAHTPPPSLAKRAGSTQSALKPSPKPKIRAKRFSGRGRNTDPDLVKRYGARFFGCVVKVRRTRLPTANCPPIGVGGLRKGYPKKAVSFSEAVEILGSPGGPSRRATFGSLSSRGAPKPTRLQRVDATGNVLEDIALTSTPLFSPSSGGSRERGRRRSCNGTPVVGRLKRSNQSLQLRRLDRLSIDNNTSRSGADGDGDNDGDDDEEYIGFDQMKLKKN, from the exons ATGGATATTTTTGATATGGTCAAAGCGGCGCCGCCACCGCAAACTATTAATCCAGTGGACACCAAGCTCTCCACTCCGTCGCCCATACCGCCCGATTCGCCAATCGACGTAAATG ACCTCCTGGAGAGTGGAAACGTAGACGAGAACGACTTACACACGACGAGAAAATCGAAGAAAGTCGAACATTGCATTGATCTATTGGATTCGGAGTCATCCTTCGACGAACTCGACGAGCTATTGAACAAGAATAGGCGTAGGAGCGTGGCTACctcaaaaccgaaaaaaacgAGGAAATCCACTGTCTCTGCATCGACGCCACACAACAAGAGTACAACAGTGTCCATGGACGACATAGGCGAGGCCTTCGAGGAGGACCAGCCATCGATGGTGGTCGGTCCCACCAAGACGAAGGCTCAGCAGAAGATGTTCAGCGATCAGCAGGCGCCGAACGTTAAGAGAAAGGTGCGGGTGCGAATACGTCGCCTGAAACAGCCAGAAATCGATTCGGCCGTCGAATCGTTGGCCAATTCATCATTTGTCAATGTGCCCGAGATCGTTAACCAGAGCGTTACAAGTGGCCGTAGCAGGCccaagaagaaaaaaacgtcacccaagaaacaaaaatcatCAACAGCGCAGACCAATTTCCACATCAAAGTTCCTTTGCAGAATGGCGCCAAAAAGCGTGCTCTGAACCACTCGTTGCGCGCTCATACACCGCCGCCCAGTTTGGCCAAGAGGGCTGGAAGCACACAGTCGGCACTGAAGCCAAGTCCCAAGCCCAAGATCAGGGCGAAGAGATTCTCCGGTCGCGGCCGCAACACCGATCCGGATTTGGTTAAGCGTTATGGCGCGCGTTTCTTTGGCTGTGTGGTGAAGGTGAGGAGGACGCGTTtaccaactgccaactgcccACCCATTGGCGTCGGCGGTCTCAGGAAGGGGTATCCCAAGAAGGCGGTGTCCTTCAGCGAGGCCGTCGAGATTCTGGGCAGTCCCGGGGGTCCATCACGTCGGGCTACTTTCGGTTCGCTTTCATCGAGAGGAGCTCCGAAACCAACACGCCTGCAGCGTGTGGATGCCACTGGCAATGTGCTGGAGGACATAGCACTGACCTCCACGCCGCTCTTCTCGCCATCTTCTGGAGGCTCACGCGAGCGGGGTAGGCGCCGCTCATGCAACGGTACGCCCGTGGTCGGAAGGCTCAAGCGCTCCAACCAGAGTCTGCAGCTACGCAGGTTGGACCGCCTGAGCATAGACAACAACACCTCCAGGTCTGgtgcagatggagatggagataaTGATGGTGACGACGATGAGGAGTATATAG GATTTgaccaaatgaaattaaagaaGAATTGA